Proteins found in one Plasmodium coatneyi strain Hackeri chromosome 10, complete sequence genomic segment:
- a CDS encoding T-cell immunomodulatory protein-like protein, whose product MAICRKYGIVFELVSLLFLYSIIKRTFIHLSGKENEANYTGLHVQGYNWNLFEKWKSISPMEKLEYKINYNLGLNIDAEIGDFGDYNSDVKTDLILFNYDKDKQMSTIYVHIFNVHENKFVHHADVTLEGQVLNVIAIDLNFDGALDVLALFKDPKDSNKYPKYYIASFLQNENDQLEEVFNSRKKERLNENISDAESDSEETDGVPGNEKGGAKETHGSIYFSNVHPLVCDINDDGLPDLIGQKPSSEPGGFSRFVWINKKGAFKSALWKNMDLFDDAEVGEITNPNSSAVVDINGDCKADLVFTVYDKKNAKKNTSLEIWLNKIVDGKSIYMKYKENYNLPPNSLQVLFGDFNGDGSIDIVVPTCTKSSYCNYCCVSDDKIFFIPNVQKKICDHSWQKPDESKCRLASNLCSESDFTFVQELNDDFISVVDTSGLHLSGNADYPYYLSVGDVDDDGFLDLLITLKNDKGQKYVRIYKNEQKGVYEENNIDIRGFFNFYQFVTSPDEFVTDVYNSAFFDIFENGVLDILIFGKYKTSSKQSKYGAVGFIRSNETDSLFLKSTALNGICVNDCYKEKDKITTKTLGGNAHGPTFKITVVDVNGIKSSRIGIQKSQSAHSPLQLPYVLFGLGRTSNYVEEFYVGMPTHEEKYYNMWVSIIPNSHIIVIPYPLDNANKWQIQLSVNPSKKFYSIIYITLICLTVIGILIFILDRREKVEDSKEEMGFKSHFVIG is encoded by the coding sequence ATGGCAATATGCAGAAAGTACGGCATTGTGTTCGAATTGGTGTCCCTTCTATTCCTGTACAGCATCATAAAGAGAACATTTATACACCTATcagggaaagaaaatgaagcGAATTACACAGGTTTGCACGTCCAAGGGTATAACTGGAACTTGTTCGAAAAATGGAAGTCTATAAGTCCTATGGAAAAGTTAGAgtacaaaataaattacaaCCTTGGACTGAACATAGACGCAGAGATTGGCGACTTTGGGGATTACAACTCTGATGTGAAAACGGATttgattctttttaattatgaCAAGGATAAGCAGATGAGTACTATCTATGTGCACATCTTCAACGTCCATGAAAACAAATTTGTGCACCACGCGGATGTTACCTTGGAAGGACAAGTCTTGAACGTCATTGCGATTGACCTCAATTTCGATGGCGCGCTAGACGTCCTCGCGCTTTTTAAGGACCCTAAGGATAGTAACAAATATCCCAAGTATTATATTGCGTCATTTTTGCAGAACGAAAATGACCAACTGGAAGAGGTATTTAACTcaagaaagaaggaacgtTTAAATGAGAACATATCAGATGCGGAAAGTGACTCCGAGGAAACAGATGGTGTACCCGGTAACGAAAAGGGAGGCGCAAAAGAAACTCATGGAAGCATCTACTTTAGTAATGTTCACCCTCTTGTTTGTGATATAAATGATGATGGGCTGCCAGATCTTATAGGACAAAAACCTTCCAGTGAGCCAGGCGGTTTTTCTCGCTTCGTCTggattaacaaaaaaggggcattCAAAAGTGCGCTGTGGAAAAATATGGACCTATTTGATGACGCAGAAGTGGGCGAAATTACCAACCCTAATTCGAGTGCAGTTGTAGACATCAATGGAGATTGTAAGGCCGATTTGGTGTTCACTGtatatgataaaaaaaacgcaaaaaaaaacacttccCTAGAAATATGGCTAAACAAAATAGTGGATGGAAAAAGCATCTACATGAAGTATaaggaaaattataatttaccACCCAATTCTTTGCAAGTCCTCTTTGGAGACTTTAATGGAGATGGATCCATCGATATTGTAGTTCCAACGTGTACCAAAAGCTCCTACTGTAACTACTGCTGTGTCAGTGatgataaaattttcttcatcccAAATGTTCAAAAAAAGATATGTGACCATTCTTGGCAAAAACCAGATGAAAGTAAATGCAGATTGGCATCCAACTTATGCTCAGAAAGTGACTTCACCTTTGTGCAAGAATTAAATGATGACTTCATATCCGTGGTAGATACGTCTGGCTTGCACTTGTCAGGAAATGCAGACTACCCTTACTACCTAAGCGTCGGAGATGTAGATGACGACGGGTTCTTAGACCTACTAATAACGTTGAAAAATGATAAAGGTCAGAAGTATGTGcgcatttataaaaatgaacagaagggtgtatatgaagaaaataacatAGATATTCGGGggttctttaatttttaccaATTCGTTACATCTCCAGACGAATTCGTGACGGATGTTTACAATTCTGCtttttttgacatttttgaaaatggcGTATTAGATATACTCATCTTTGGCAAGTACAAAACGTCTAGCAAGCAGAGCAAGTATGGGGCCGTCGGATTCATCAGAAGCAACGAAACGGATTCCCTTTTCCTAAAATCGACCGCCTTAAATGGCATATGTGTTAACGATTGTTACAAGGAGAAGGATAAAATAACGACCAAAACGCTAGGGGGAAATGCCCATGGACCGACATTCAAAATTACCGTGGTTGATGTGAATGGTATTAAATCCAGCCGAATTGGAATTCAGAAAAGCCAGTCCGCTCATTCCCCTTTGCAGTTACCGTATGTTCTGTTTGGACTTGGCAGAACCAGTAACTACGTGGAAGAGTTCTACGTAGGCATGCCAACACATGAAGAGAAATATTACAACATGTGGGTATCCATTATACCAAATTCGCATATCATTGTCATTCCATACCCGCTGGACAATGCGAACAAGTGGCAAATTCAGCTTTCCGTCAATCCGTCTAAGAAGTTTTACTCCATCATTTATATCACCCTCATCTGCTTGACCGTCATTGGAATTTTGATTTTCATCCTGGACAGGCGCGAGAAGGTGGAGGACTCCAAGGAGGAAATGGGTTTCAAGAGTCACTTCGTCATCGGGtga